The window CAGAATAAAATTTGCAAAATACGTCAAAATAGCAGTTCATTCCCACATCATGAAGTGTGTTTTATGGACTGTAAGAAATGTTTACACTTTTATTTCttgataaataaatctaaataaactaaataaatatgtatttctaaGCCTCaaatgtatctttagttcataatATACTGAATAACTCAGAGGTCTGAAAAACATGttcttattataaattattctatatatatatattctggatCAAATTGAGATTATGTGTGATTCTTTGTGTGTTAAAACTCTTCAATATATGgaacaataaatattcatattttattaatgaataaacaCCATAATATCATATTCTACAAGTATAATCCCAACAAAATAAAGAGAGTAACTGCTGAGCAACTGTCAGTCGTTTACCAGAAACTCGTATAACTCTCTTCGTAAAACGCTTTGAGATATCTTTGGAGTCCATCTCAACTTAAACACGGTCCTTTATATACGAAACAGAACACATCCAGAGGATGTAAATCTATAATGGAAGAAATAACCTCTTTTAAGAACTACATATTTTTCCAAGAGTCTCGGATCATATTCCAAGTTGAAACATACAAGGTAAACGCTTAGGTATAAGTGTAAatcacaaaagaaacattttgttgcAAAACCTCACTTAatggtaaataaaagaaaaaggatggataacataattttaaacaaatagatgttaaaaatatacgtaacaaattagtataaaattaaagtatagtaTTTAACTTAAAAAGAAGAAATGTGGTgactaaatgttttaaaaatagctTTCACCTCTTAGTTTACTTTTTTATGACGATAATCGTATAAAACAACAGCTAAAATGATTGAGccaaagtttattaaaaaacaaagcatTAACTACATTGTTGTGAAAAGGGGTGGGACATTTAAAATGCTTTTGTATTATACTGTGATTTTTTTCAGAGTAAATCGAGAGACGTGAATGAGCCCTTGCGTGTGCTATAGCCCCTTCTCTTCCTTATTCAATAGTTATGAGACAACAGAAAGCTTAAAACCATTGATCTTGTTATTAGTGAGACACTACGAAAATGTAATTTTGCTTGTTGGTTGGTTAATTCAAAGTGATAGTTTAATTAAgtcttattaattattttaaaaggtaaaacaatatcaatattaaatcGGTGTTATTTACCTCTGCTGTTTACCTTCAGTTTCTTTGTCACCATCTGCCATAACCACTATTTATTCCTCCAAACCCTCTTGTTCCTCCTCTTACAAATCCACTTCCATAACCATTAATGAAGCGACTTCCACTAAATCCACTTCCAAAGCTGTTTTCATATCCTTCAGCTCCCAAGTCACTAAATTCTCCAAACTTACTATTATCAGAACCATAGCCAAACCCTCTTTTGTCTGTAAGAAAACTACCAAAGTTACTTCCCCTTAACCCCAATTTTCCTAATCCTCCACTAAAAGATTCATATCTTCCAAATCCACTATCTCCAAAGCCTCCAGTGCTATGCCCTCTGTTAAATCCGCTGCTACCTTTACCTTTTCCAAATCCACTATACTTATGCCCCCTGTTAAATCCTCCTCCTGGACCACCAATGCTGTAGCTACTTTCTCCACTGCTACTTCCGAATCCACCACCACTGTGTCCACCACTAAACATGCCACTTCTATAAGTGCTTCCTTTTTTGCCATTACCGAATATACCACTGCTATGACCACTTCCTGCTCCATAATCACCTCCTCCTTTACCATCTTGAACACCACTACTGTCATATCCATCACTATTATGACCACTTTCAAATCCACTATTGCTATGACCACCTTTAAATCCGTTGACGCCGTAACTACCTCCAACTTCACTGCTTTCATAGCCACCATCTCCTCTGCTACTTCCAGAGTTAGTACTACCATATCCAACTTCAAACTCCCTACTTCCTTGTTCTTTCCTAAATCCAACACTTCCGTGATCACTACCGCTTTTATGTCCGTTTCTAAGTCCACTACTTTCAAGCCCACCCCGAAACCCAATACTATCATAACCACTACTGCCTTTTCCTTTTCTAAATTGACTGTTTCCATATCCAACACTGCCGAGCCCACTTCCACCGTTTCCACCTTCAAATCTACTGGTTCTATACTTTCGTCTTCCTTGTTCTTTCCTAAATCCAACACTTCCGTGATCACTACCGCTTTTATGTCCGTTTCTAAGTCCACTACTTTCAAGCCCACCCCGAAGCCCAATACTATCATAACCACTACTGCCTTTTCCTTTTCTAAATTGACTGTTTCCATATCCAACACTGCCGAGCCCACTTCCACCGTTTCCTCCTTCAAATCTACTGGTTCTATACTTTCGTCTTTCTTGTTCTTTCCTAAATCCAACACTTCCGTGATCACTACCGCTTTTATGTTCGTTTCTAAGTCCATTACTTTCAAGCCCACCCCAAAACCCACTACTACCGTAACCACTACTGccttttccttttttaaattgaCTGTTTCCATATCCATCACTGCCAAGCCCACTACCGCCGTTTCCACCTTCAAATCTACTGGTTCTATACTTTCGTCCGTGCAAGTGTTTACCATCATCATGTCCACTTTCAAATCCATCGCTTACATATCCTTTTCCGTTCAAATTCCCTCCACCGTCATGACCTCCTTTAGACCCACTCGTGTTGTACCCATTTCCTCCATAACTTCTACCACGAACGACCATTAAATAGGCCGTTAGAAAGAGAAAAATCATctagaaaaaaaagtgtttgtggTAATTAGCCTTAATTGTTTTTGGAGTTCTGAAGTTCAAGAAATGAAATTTCTGAAAAACTAAATATGAGTATTAAAGTCCAAAATAATCTGGCAACCACACTTTGTATATGATAACTAACATTATCAAAATAAGTCAGGTAAAATAAAGAA of the Tachypleus tridentatus isolate NWPU-2018 chromosome 13, ASM421037v1, whole genome shotgun sequence genome contains:
- the LOC143239440 gene encoding uncharacterized protein LOC143239440 is translated as MRIMMIFLFLTAYLMVVRGRSYGGNGYNTSGSKGGHDGGGNLNGKGYVSDGFESGHDDGKHLHGRKYRTSRFEGGNGGSGLGSDGYGNSQFKKGKGSSGYGSSGFWGGLESNGLRNEHKSGSDHGSVGFRKEQERRKYRTSRFEGGNGGSGLGSVGYGNSQFRKGKGSSGYDSIGLRGGLESSGLRNGHKSGSDHGSVGFRKEQGRRKYRTSRFEGGNGGSGLGSVGYGNSQFRKGKGSSGYDSIGFRGGLESSGLRNGHKSGSDHGSVGFRKEQGSREFEVGYGSTNSGSSRGDGGYESSEVGGSYGVNGFKGGHSNSGFESGHNSDGYDSSGVQDGKGGGDYGAGSGHSSGIFGNGKKGSTYRSGMFSGGHSGGGFGSSSGESSYSIGGPGGGFNRGHKYSGFGKGKGSSGFNRGHSTGGFGDSGFGRYESFSGGLGKLGLRGSNFGSFLTDKRGFGYGSDNSKFGEFSDLGAEGYENSFGSGFSGSRFINGYGSGFVRGGTRGFGGINSGYGRW